The Gouania willdenowi chromosome 3, fGouWil2.1, whole genome shotgun sequence genome includes a region encoding these proteins:
- the LOC114479563 gene encoding uncharacterized protein LOC114479563 has product MNSSGPEPRFAASDSSRQSALPQEKDHRPRTHQNRAGSSDYIYIYHRAGDDVIMSCNNVNSSETSCSSIKWLYYRDRSTIDIIVSDGQIHEDSPQAAKLSLGLRCSLTITNISSEDAGRYICYYGNTSDPDTYLNILTLSANQSTDPVGGVTLTCTLWRFTYIYCVKGSLRWLDEERDELKQDDDEVYYSRQKKCVSDLIITHQSNHNRRYTCHFVINNKMKISADYTLVSTAPVDLTSDSTPNKIIFIIIIVASVGLLTILVIVGLTVFIKSRRKTGAAEEDT; this is encoded by the exons ATGAACTCCAGTGGTCCAGAGCCACGCTTTGCTGCTTCAGACTCCTCTCGCCAGTCCGCTCTGCCACAAGAGAAGGACCACCGACCACGGACCCATCAGAACCGAG CAGGCAGCAGTGACTACATCTATATCTATCACAGAGCTGGAGATGACGTCATCATGTCCTGTAACAATGTGAATTCATCTGAAACATCATGCTCTAGCATTAAATGGCTGTACTACAGAGACAGATCTACTATTGATATCATTGTTAGTGATGGACAGATTCATGAAGATTCACCTCAAGCTGCTAAACTGAGTCTGGGCCTTAGATGTTCTTTGACCATCACAAACATCTCCTCTGAGGACGCAGGACGTTACATCTGTTACTATGGGAACACAAGTGATCCTGACACATATCTGAACATATTAACAC TCTCAGCAAATCAAAGCACCGATCcagtgggaggagtcacacTGACGTGCACTCTGTGGAGGTTCACATACATCTATTGTGTAAAAGGCAGCCTGAGATGGCTGGATGAGGAGAGAGATGAACTGAAgcaagatgatgatgaagtctATTATAGTAGACAgaagaaatgtgtttctgatcTGATAATAACACATCAGAGTAACCACAACAGAAGATACACCTGCCACTTTgttataaacaataaaatgaagatATCTGCCGACTACACACTTGTGTCTACAG CTCCAGTTGATTTAACGTCTGATTCGACTCCAAACaagatcatcttcatcatcatcatcgtagCCTCAGTCGGACTGTTGACCATCCTGGTCATAGTTGGTCTGACTGTTTTCATCAAATCCAGGAGGAAAACTGGAGCAGCAgaagaag ataCCTAA
- the LOC114459897 gene encoding uncharacterized protein LOC114459897: MELFQEGTYRPIGVLFDTPVYRQIFQNCWHMPSYKVHVAMVAELLRLQKENQLLSEVTPEDMARHLHVMSKRSLRVQLLDFQLQEYDNDDDDEVRMLLSMAREVNDSMRMRDIQLDAQRLISAPELMPPNFISAKMKREAKAIGEALTERHQQTSCSEHLQQPRDVVLDVVPKVLQGLWVPKPRLFLTMPSMKLDKMAVGVTKGVEDGVLAALGSTTHEVSMSRSTRDEMITSIIKTLHEAYPEDIRRKMLNSFSPQLMHHVAEVTAEQITALFQPRGKQEDTKSLPEEPTFLHEEPTTLHEEPTSLPDDTKSLHEEPTSLHEEPTTLHEEPTSLPDETTPLPDETTSLNEEPMSLHEEHTSLPDKTTSLNEESMSLPEEPTFLHEEPTSLHEEPTTLHEEPTFLHEQSAVKVEESRKKKKSRMNRFIRWMQKRLFTRIHPQ, encoded by the exons ATGGAGCTTTTTCAAGAAGGCACCTATCGTCCCATCGGGGTGCTGTTCGACACTCCTGTTTATAGACAGATTTTTCAGAACTGTTGGCATATGCCCTCCTACAAAGTTCATGTAGCTATGGTGGCTGAACTCCTGAGGTTACAGAAGGAGAACCAACTTCTGTCTGAGGTGACTCCTGAAGACATGGCTCGACACCTCCATGTAATGAGCAAACGCAGTCTAAGGGTGCAGCTGCTGGACTTTCAGCTGCAGGAGTACGataacgatgatgatgatgaggttaGGATGCTTCTCAGCATGGCGAGGGAGGTCAACGACAGCATGAGGATGAGGGATATTCAGCTGGATGCTCAAAGGCTGATCAGTGCTCCAGAGCTCATGCCTCCAAACTTTAT ATCAGCAAAGATGAAGCGAGAGGCAAAGGCCATTGGGGAGGCGCTCACTGAGAGGCATCAGCAAACCTCCTGCTCTGAACATCTCCAGCAGCCCCGGGACGTGGTTTTGGACGTGGTTCCAAAGGTGCTTCAGGGCTTGTGGGTGCCTAAACCAAGGTTGTTCCTCACCATGCCTTCCATGAAGCTGGATAAGATGGCAGTTGGAGTCACCAAAGGGGTAGAAGATGGTGTTCTAGCTGCCCTAGGCTCCACCACGCATGAAGTCAGCATGTCCCGCTCAACCAGGGATGAGATGATCACCTCCATCATAAAGACACTTCATGAAGCCTACCCCGAAGACATCAGGAGGAAGATGCTGAACTCATTTTCTCCACAGTTGATGCACCACGTTGCTGAAGTTACAGCTGAACAGATCACAGCTTTGTTTCAGCCTCGGGGGAAACAAGAAGATACCAAGTCCCTTCCTGAGGAGCCCACGTTCCTCCATGAGGAGCCCACAACCCTCCATGAGGAGCCCACGTCTCTCCCTGATGACACCAAGTCTCTCCATGAGGAGCCCACATCCCTCCATGAGGAGCCCACGACCCTCCATGAGGAGCCCACGTCTCTCCCTGACGAGACCACGCCTCTCCCTGACGAGACCACGTCTCTAAATGAGGAGCCCATGTCACTCCATGAGGAGCACACGTCCCTCCCTGACAAAACCACTTCTCTAAATGAGGAGTCCATGTCACTCCCTGAGGAGCCCACGTTCCTCCATGAGGAGCCCACGTCTCTCCATGAGGAGCCCACGACCCTCCATGAGGAGCCCACGTTCCTCCATGAGCAGTCAGCAgtgaaggtggaggaatctcgaaagaagaaaaagagtcGAATGAACCGATTCATCAGGTGGATGCAGAAGAGGCTCTTCACCCGCATCCATCCTCAGTGA